A genomic segment from Corylus avellana chromosome ca5, CavTom2PMs-1.0 encodes:
- the LOC132180259 gene encoding mitochondrial inner membrane protease ATP23 yields the protein MAEEPAPEPGSGSGSFSSAVNGGKSIEECQDMIRRSLRSPMVKFLREHLEKAGCVVGDNFIKAVHCKKLISGGYVRGEGIMVCSNHMSIQDEVNQVVIHELIHAYDDCRAANLDWANCAHHACSEIRAGHLSGDCHYKRELLRGFMKIRGHEQECVRRRVLKSVIANPYCSEAAAKDAMEAVWDVCYNDTQPFDRAP from the exons ATGGCAGAGGAGCCCGCCCCGGAACCCGGATCCGGTTCCGGAAGCTTCTCCTCCGCCGTCAACGGTGGCAAGTCCATAGAGGAATGCCAAGACATGATCCGACGGAGCCTGCGAA GTCCAATGGTGAAGTTTCTGAGGGAGCACTTGGAGAAGGCTGGGTGCGTGGTTGGGGACAACTTCATCAAGGCCGTCCATTGCAAAAAGCTGATCAGCGGCGGTTACGTTCGCGGTGAAGGG ATTATGGTGTGTAGTAATCACATGAGCATTCAAGATGAGGTCAACCAAGTGGTGATACATGAGCTAATTCATGCTTATGATGACTGTCGTGCTGCAAACCTGGATTGGGCTAATTGTGCTCACCATGCTTGTAGTGAG ATTCGGGCTGGTCATCTGAGTGGTGATTGCCACTACAAACGGGAATTGCTGCGGGGTTTTATGAAGATACGAGGCCATGAACAA GAGTGTGTGAGAAGAAGAGTCTTGAAATCGGTGATTGCTAACCCTTACTGCTCAGAAGCAGCTGCAAAGGATGCCATGGAAGCTGTCTGGGATGTTTGTTACAATGATACGCAGCCCTTTGACAGAGCTCCCTGA
- the LOC132180260 gene encoding classical arabinogalactan protein 11-like, with protein sequence MAHQVVVLALIFVAIAGVAAAEAQAPTSTPTASPTPKSSPTPPSSSSPASAPQSSASSPQASAATPQASASSPSASPPESSATSPTASPTTPAASPTDDSASAPGSEASSPPSPGSESTPADGPASGPAVDDAPAASPTQSGATALKVSAAAGAAFIAGFFVL encoded by the coding sequence ATGGCACATCAAGTTGTTGTTTTGGCTCTCATCTTTGTTGCCATTGCTGGGGTGGCTGCCGCCGAAGCTCAAGCTCCTACAAGTACCCCCACCGCCTCACCAACACCAAAATCCTCACCCACCCCGCCATCGTCATCATCACCGGCCTCGGCTCCGCAGTCATCTGCCTCATCCCCACAAGCCTCAGCCGCCACTCCTCAGGCCTCAGCCTCCAGCCCCTCTGCATCTCCACCTGAGAGTTCAGCTACCTCTCCCACCGCCTCTCCTACCACGCCGGCCGCCTCACCCACCGATGACTCCGCTTCCGCCCCCGGCAGCGAGGCCTCATCTCCACCCTCCCCCGGGAGCGAGTCCACTCCTGCAGATGGACCTGCCTCTGGGCCTGCTGTTGATGATGCCCCTGCCGCCTCACCCACACAGAGTGGAGCCACCGCTCTCAAGGTCTCTGCCGCAGCTGGTGCTGCCTTCATCGCTGGCTTCTTCGTCCTCTAA